Proteins found in one Actinokineospora alba genomic segment:
- a CDS encoding proprotein convertase P-domain-containing protein: MQVGVDIKHTWRGDLVVDLVAPDGSTYRMKNSSSNDSADNVITTYTVNASTEVANGTWKLKVQDVARYDTGYIDSWKLTF; this comes from the coding sequence CACACCTGGCGCGGCGACCTCGTCGTCGACCTGGTGGCGCCCGACGGCTCCACCTACCGGATGAAGAACTCGTCGAGCAACGACTCGGCCGACAACGTGATCACCACCTACACGGTGAACGCGTCGACCGAGGTCGCCAACGGCACCTGGAAGCTCAAGGTCCAGGACGTCGCCCGCTACGACACCGGCTACATCGACTCCTGGAAGCTCACCTTCTAG
- a CDS encoding alpha/beta hydrolase → MLRRSKWVAAVCAAVVAAAVVVALPNGPAEAQAVSRARTTAVADDGARIAEEIRVDERTLDLRITSPALGTSGWVRLLLPRGWDTQSRTWPVLYLLHGAGEVQDYKSWTAFTDAAAFTADKDVLVVLPSDGKAGMYSAWWNFGGSTKPDWETFHVTEIRQLLERGYGAGTVRAVAGLSIGGYGAMAYAFRHPGMFKAAASYSGVLNTTIYGVPNFIQMILMREGLNFYSLWGNEWMQRGIWTAHNPYDNVEKLRGTKLYVSSGDGGTGPLDPPGNSPDLMIEPLAKLSSSAFTDKLKQVGIPVTTNYYGGGSHIWPYWQRELKASWPVLAAGLGLPA, encoded by the coding sequence ATGTTACGCAGATCCAAGTGGGTAGCCGCGGTGTGCGCCGCCGTGGTCGCGGCGGCCGTGGTGGTGGCGCTGCCGAACGGGCCCGCCGAGGCGCAGGCGGTGTCGCGAGCGCGGACCACGGCGGTCGCCGACGACGGTGCCCGGATCGCCGAGGAGATCCGCGTCGACGAGCGCACGCTGGACCTGCGGATCACCTCGCCCGCCCTCGGCACGTCGGGCTGGGTGCGGCTGCTGCTGCCGCGCGGCTGGGACACCCAGAGCCGCACCTGGCCGGTGCTCTACCTGCTGCACGGCGCCGGTGAGGTCCAGGACTACAAGTCGTGGACGGCCTTCACCGACGCCGCCGCGTTCACCGCCGACAAGGACGTCCTGGTGGTGCTGCCCAGCGACGGCAAGGCGGGCATGTACTCGGCGTGGTGGAACTTCGGTGGTTCGACAAAGCCGGACTGGGAGACCTTCCACGTCACCGAGATCCGCCAGCTGCTCGAACGCGGCTACGGCGCGGGCACGGTGCGCGCGGTCGCCGGGCTGTCCATCGGCGGGTACGGCGCGATGGCCTACGCGTTCCGCCACCCGGGCATGTTCAAGGCAGCCGCCAGCTACAGCGGCGTGCTGAACACGACCATCTACGGTGTGCCGAACTTCATCCAGATGATCCTCATGCGGGAGGGCTTGAACTTCTACAGCCTGTGGGGCAACGAGTGGATGCAGCGCGGCATCTGGACGGCGCACAATCCCTACGACAACGTCGAGAAGCTGCGCGGTACCAAGCTCTACGTGTCCTCGGGCGACGGCGGTACCGGACCACTGGACCCGCCCGGCAACAGTCCCGACCTCATGATCGAGCCGCTCGCCAAGCTGTCGTCGAGCGCCTTCACCGACAAGCTCAAGCAGGTGGGCATTCCGGTGACGACCAACTACTACGGCGGCGGCAGCCACATCTGGCCCTACTGGCAGCGCGAGCTCAAAGCCTCCTGGCCGGTGCTGGCAGCCGGCCTCGGTCTACCCGCCTAG
- a CDS encoding acyl-CoA carboxylase subunit beta, translating to MADRTRELIDDLLLRREEAVRLAEKRAAERQHPKGKLTARERIALLTDPGSFVEIDEFARHGSGATGDGLVAGHATVDGRPICVHAQDFSVFGGSLGEASGAKVNKVMDLAIRTGVPVVGINDGGGARIQEGVTSLARYAELAVRHTNASGVIPQISLILGPCAGGAVYAPALTDFTVVVDKLSQMVVTGPDVLRAATGEEITLDDLGGARVNATVSGNAHYLADDEPDAIDWVKTLLGYLPANNRDGAPEYDDDTAPEVTASDLELNRIVPDGANQGYDMIDVLTRVVDDGDLLQVHGAFAPNMICAFARVGGRSVGVVANQPRFGAGAIDIDASEKAARFVRFCDAFNLPLLTFADVPGYLPGLDQERGGIIRRGAKLIYAYAEATVPKVTVVVRKAYGGGYAVMGSKHLGADVNLAWPTARIAVVGPEGTVQVLHRRELAALSGAERAARERELIAQHQDSPYPAAERGYVDSVIEPARTRLAVTAALRALRGKTSPVPARKHGNIPL from the coding sequence ATGGCTGACCGGACCCGTGAACTCATCGACGACCTGCTGCTGCGCCGCGAGGAAGCCGTCCGGCTGGCCGAGAAGCGCGCTGCCGAACGCCAGCACCCCAAGGGGAAGCTGACCGCGCGGGAGCGGATAGCCCTGCTGACCGACCCCGGTTCGTTCGTGGAGATCGACGAGTTCGCGCGGCACGGCTCCGGCGCCACCGGTGACGGCCTCGTCGCCGGGCACGCCACCGTCGACGGTCGCCCGATCTGCGTGCACGCCCAGGACTTCAGCGTCTTCGGCGGCAGCCTCGGCGAGGCGTCCGGGGCGAAGGTGAACAAGGTCATGGACCTCGCCATCCGCACCGGCGTGCCCGTCGTCGGCATCAACGACGGTGGCGGCGCCCGCATCCAGGAAGGCGTGACGTCCCTGGCGCGGTACGCCGAACTGGCCGTGCGGCACACCAACGCCTCCGGGGTGATCCCGCAGATCTCGCTGATCCTCGGCCCCTGCGCGGGCGGCGCGGTGTACGCACCCGCCCTGACCGACTTCACCGTCGTCGTCGACAAGCTCTCCCAGATGGTCGTCACCGGCCCCGACGTCCTGCGCGCCGCGACCGGCGAGGAGATCACCCTCGACGACCTCGGCGGCGCCCGGGTCAACGCCACGGTGTCCGGCAACGCCCACTACCTGGCCGACGACGAGCCCGACGCCATCGACTGGGTCAAGACCCTGCTGGGCTATCTGCCCGCCAACAACCGCGACGGCGCACCGGAGTACGACGACGACACCGCGCCCGAGGTGACCGCGTCGGACCTCGAGCTCAACCGGATCGTGCCGGACGGCGCGAACCAGGGCTACGACATGATCGACGTCCTCACCCGCGTGGTCGACGACGGCGACCTGCTGCAGGTGCACGGCGCCTTCGCGCCCAACATGATCTGCGCGTTCGCCCGGGTCGGCGGCCGGTCGGTCGGCGTCGTGGCCAACCAGCCGCGTTTCGGCGCGGGCGCGATCGACATCGACGCCTCCGAGAAGGCGGCCAGGTTCGTCCGCTTCTGCGACGCGTTCAACCTGCCGCTGCTGACCTTCGCCGACGTCCCCGGCTACCTCCCGGGCCTGGACCAGGAACGCGGCGGCATCATCCGCCGCGGCGCGAAGCTGATCTACGCCTACGCCGAGGCGACCGTCCCGAAGGTCACCGTGGTGGTGCGCAAGGCCTACGGCGGCGGCTACGCCGTCATGGGCTCCAAGCATCTCGGCGCGGACGTGAACCTGGCCTGGCCGACCGCCCGGATCGCCGTCGTCGGCCCGGAAGGCACCGTGCAGGTGCTGCACCGGCGCGAACTGGCGGCGCTGTCGGGCGCCGAGCGCGCCGCCCGTGAGCGCGAGCTGATCGCCCAGCACCAGGACAGCCCGTACCCCGCGGCCGAACGCGGATACGTCGACAGCGTCATCGAACCCGCCCGCACCCGCCTCGCCGTCACCGCGGCGCTGCGCGCCCTGCGTGGCAAGACCTCGCCCGTCCCCGCCCGCAAGCACGGAAACATCCCCCTGTAA